A part of Rhinolophus ferrumequinum isolate MPI-CBG mRhiFer1 chromosome 11, mRhiFer1_v1.p, whole genome shotgun sequence genomic DNA contains:
- the FLRT1 gene encoding leucine-rich repeat transmembrane protein FLRT1: protein MVVAHPTATATTTPAATVTATVVMTTATMDLRDWLFLCYGLIAFLTEVIDSTTCPSVCRCDNGFIYCNDRGLTSIPADIPDDATTLYLQNNQINNAGIPQDLKTKVNVQVIYLYENDLDEFPVNLPRSLRELHLQDNNVRAIARDSLARVPLLEKLHLDDNSVSTVSIEEDAFADSRRLKLLFLSRNHLSSIPSGLPRTLEELRLDDNRISTIPLHAFKGLDSLRRLVLDGNLLANPRIADDTFSRLHNLTELSLVRNSLAAPPLNLPSAHLQKLYLQDNAISHIPYNTLAKMHELERLDLSNNNLTTLPRGLFDDLENLAQLLLRNNPWFCGCNLVWLRDWVKARAAVVNVRGLMCQGPEKVRGMAIKDITSEMDECFDTGSQGGAANTAAKTTAGNHASATTPQGSLFTLKAKRPGLRLPDSNLDYPMATGDGAKTLVIHVKPLTADSIHITWKATLPASSFRLSWLRLGHSPAVGSITETLVQGDKTEYLLTALEPKSTYIICMVTMETGNTYVANETPVCAKAETADSYGPTTTLNQEQNANPMAGLPLAGIIGGAVALVFLFLILGAICWYVHRASELLTRERAYNRGSRKKDDYMESGTKKDNSILEIRGPGLQMLPINPYGTKEEYVVHTIFPSNGSSLCKGTHTIGYGTTRGYRDGGIPDIDYSYT from the coding sequence ATGGTGGTGGCACAccccaccgccaccgccaccaccacgcCTGCCGCCACAGTCACGGCCACCGTCGTGATGACCACGGCCACCATGGACCTGCGGGACTGGCTGTTTCTCTGCTACGGGCTTATCGCCTTCCTGACGGAGGTCATCGACAGCACCACCTGCCCCTCGGTGTGCCGCTGTGACAACGGCTTCATCTACTGCAACGACCGGGGACTCACCTCCATCCCCGCCGACATCCCCGACGATGCCACCACCCTGTACCTGCAGAACAACCAGATCAACAACGCGGGCATCCCCCAGGACCTCAAGACCAAGGTCAACGTGCAGGTCATCTACCTGTACGAGAACGACCTGGACGAGTTCCCCGTCAACCTGCCCCGCTCCCTGCGGGAGCTGCACCTGCAGGACAACAACGTGCGAGCCATCGCCAGGGACTCGCTGGCCCGCGTCCCACTGCTGGAGAAGCTGCACCTGGACGACAACTCCGTGTCCACCGTCAGCATCGAGGAGGACGCCTTCGCCGACAGCAGGCGGCTCAAGCTGCTCTTCCTCAGCCGGAACCACCTGAGCAGCATCCCCTCGGGGCTGCCCCGCACGCTGGAGGAGCTGCGGCTGGACGACAACCGCATCTCCACCATCCCGCTGCACGCCTTCAAGGGCCTGGACAGCCTGAGGCGCCTGGTGCTGGACGGCAACCTGCTGGCCAACCCACGCATCGCCGACGACACCTTCAGCCGCCTGCACAACCTCACCGAGCTCTCGCTGGTGCGCAATTCGCTGGCCGCCCCGCCCCTCAACCTGCCCAGCGCCCACCTGCAGAAGCTCTACCTGCAGGACAACGCCATCAGCCACATCCCCTACAACACGCTGGCCAAGATGCACGAGCTGGAGCGCCTGGACCTGTCCAACAACAACCTCACCACGCTGCCCCGCGGCCTATTCGACGACCTGGAGAACCTGGCCCAGCTGCTGCTGCGGAACAACCCCTGGTTCTGCGGCTGTAACCTCGTGTGGCTGCGGGACTGGGTGAAGGCGAGGGCGGCCGTAGTCAACGTTCGAGGCCTCATGTGCCAGGGCCCCGAGAAGGTCCGGGGCATGGCCATCAAGGACATCACCAGCGAGATGGACGAGTGCTTTGACACCGGGTCGCAGGGTGGGGCAGCCAACACCGCTGCCAAGACCACGGCCGGCAACCACGCCTCTGCCACCACACCCCAGGGCTCACTCTTCACCCTCAAGGCCAAGAGGCCGGGGCTGCGCCTCCCTGACTCCAACCTTGACTACCCCATGGCCACGGGCGACGGCGCCAAGACCCTGGTGATCCACGTGAAGCCCCTGACGGCAGACTCCATCCACATCACATGGAAGGCCACACTCCCCGCCTCCTCCTTCCGGCTCAGCTGGCTGCGCCTGGGCCACAGCCCGGCCGTGGGCTCCATCACGGAGACCCTGGTGCAAGGGGACAAGACAGAGTACTTGCTGACGGCCCTGGAGCCCAAGTCCACCTACATCATCTGCATGGTCACCATGGAGACGGGCAACACCTACGTGGCCAACGAGACACCCGTGTGCGCCAAGGCGGAGACGGCGGACAGCTACGGCCCCACCACCACGCTCAACCAAGAGCAGAATGCCAACCCCATGGCCGGCCTGCCCCTGGCGGGCATCATTGGTGGTGCCGTGGCCCTCGTCTTCCTCTTCCTGATCCTGGGGGCCATCTGCTGGTACGTGCACCGAGCCAGCGAGCTGCTGACACGGGAGCGGGCCTACAACCGGGGCAGTCGGAAAAAGGACGACTACATGGAGTCGGGGACCAAGAAGGATAATTCCATCCTGGAAATCCGAGGCCCCGGGCTGCAAATGCTGCCCATTAACCCTTATGGCACCAAAGAGGAGTACGTGGTCCACACCATCTTCCCCTCCAATGGCAGCAGCCTCTGCAAGGGCACGCACACCATCGGCTACGGCACCACCCGGGGCTACCGTGACGGCGGGATCCCCGACATAGACTATTCCTACACATGA